Proteins encoded within one genomic window of Prosthecobacter fusiformis:
- a CDS encoding tetratricopeptide repeat protein: protein MAKASSILNADRGRATGTALLVLCLLASVQVILVIQALWTGSRGSEQPIKTTQGNSLPFLGAPMTPTVSFSPPSVGQLAPAQNPVSTAAPTPGFAPPAIGSFAAPTGVPPQVPVPQAPVLPPTSSPVRPETSLPKPPAPTLGLEVPQTPVGDGVANMSLEEMIELAKQVRGLGDMQGALEVLKRADLQYPARPEVMAEMAQCYETMGLSDKAATLWRQLEEMDPTKAAGFRDLAQRRLTSPSVVGNQVAGPSSSALVGGDGAKMLTLGACQAVRDPTAVNGEKVVLRIPILRQGNNTLDPSQVDIDVYFFDRVNGEKVALTIADEPVSTWAAAPVDWSGIGEEPLDVTYFLPALTPGEITAHGRRSYHGYVVRLYYQNKLQDVAAEPRDLLDFGSRTPQAEPGGVNPLLPPVTN from the coding sequence ATGGCTAAAGCCTCTTCCATTCTCAACGCTGACCGGGGCCGTGCAACTGGGACGGCCCTCCTCGTCTTGTGCCTGCTTGCATCGGTGCAGGTGATATTGGTGATCCAGGCACTCTGGACGGGCTCCCGAGGCAGTGAACAGCCGATAAAGACGACACAGGGAAACTCCTTACCCTTCCTGGGTGCGCCGATGACACCAACGGTCAGTTTTAGTCCTCCGTCCGTGGGGCAACTGGCTCCAGCGCAGAATCCAGTTTCGACAGCCGCTCCGACACCGGGATTTGCCCCGCCTGCCATTGGCTCATTCGCCGCCCCTACAGGCGTTCCACCACAGGTGCCAGTTCCTCAGGCCCCAGTGTTACCACCCACTTCATCTCCTGTCAGACCAGAAACAAGTCTGCCAAAACCACCCGCGCCTACTTTGGGCCTGGAAGTTCCTCAAACGCCTGTGGGCGATGGTGTGGCGAACATGTCTCTGGAAGAAATGATCGAATTGGCCAAACAAGTGCGGGGGCTTGGGGACATGCAAGGTGCTTTGGAAGTCCTGAAACGTGCGGATCTACAGTATCCAGCGCGCCCTGAGGTGATGGCAGAGATGGCACAGTGTTATGAAACCATGGGCCTATCAGACAAGGCGGCGACGCTCTGGCGGCAGTTAGAAGAGATGGATCCGACCAAAGCGGCTGGTTTTCGTGATCTGGCCCAAAGGCGTCTGACTAGCCCGTCAGTGGTGGGGAATCAGGTAGCTGGCCCTAGCTCTTCTGCCCTGGTGGGAGGGGATGGAGCGAAGATGCTGACCCTGGGTGCCTGTCAGGCAGTGCGTGATCCAACTGCGGTGAATGGGGAAAAAGTGGTGCTGCGTATTCCCATTCTTAGGCAGGGCAATAATACCCTGGACCCCAGCCAGGTGGATATTGATGTGTATTTTTTTGATCGGGTGAATGGCGAAAAAGTCGCCCTCACCATCGCCGATGAACCCGTTTCCACCTGGGCTGCAGCGCCTGTGGACTGGAGCGGCATTGGGGAAGAACCTTTGGATGTCACCTATTTCCTGCCGGCACTCACCCCGGGAGAAATCACCGCCCATGGCCGCCGTTCATATCACGGCTACGTGGTCCGGCTGTATTATCAGAACAAACTCCAGGATGTGGCCGCTGAGCCGCGCGATCTCCTGGATTTTGGTTCACGCACGCCCCAGGCCGAGCCGGGCGGAGTGAACCCTCTGCTCCCGCCGGTGACGAACTGA
- a CDS encoding SUMF1/EgtB/PvdO family nonheme iron enzyme, translating to MTILFLDANADTRGPRSEALRQQAEWTVHSVASVSEARSWISRADNLDLLITEAIPAASGETGFNLRDAVLGRYPQAKVLFTTRYDLTGFESQIAGWPVLLDAPYTEAKLVTKAQAALKMPPPPQCVELPPFLAPGTMLGNYQVQDRLTQETESETYRAIQVTVQRPVAMVLLRPDLLSQPEAVQGFKERERLKASISHPRIAPLYEAGSVNGLIFYTRELPRGRNLEEMQAANEHLSEKKIAEMLFGVAEAMQYAVERGYHHRRLYARDIYLDAENQASIVNIFRPASSRPRVAQEEVAALLELVQPLASEGKARGLLATLADGGHDWSGLLEALDDVRDAMRERSIMRRIEAEEGSSASRRPTPWWVWAAAAAALAAVFGLGNLVGTATPSGTTMMEQEMVAIPAGPFIYQKKQTRNLPAFWISKHEVTIGQYNEFLKALEQSATPASFDHPDQPKSKSGHAPAKWTDTYAAAKAGATYNGQPMSLNTPVTQVDWWDAYAFAKWKGQRLPTEEEWEKAARGELGLPFPWGSKINKEAANLGDDYDANGKGGGKDGYNLWAPVDRKSLDVSPYGVCDMAGNVSEWTASEMTGAPWPSHPDYPDLRVPVVRGGHFALKTSQDLLTSRFFAESAMETSLARGFRTASDQAPSAGK from the coding sequence ATGACGATTCTTTTTCTTGATGCCAACGCCGATACCCGCGGTCCCCGAAGCGAAGCCCTCCGCCAGCAAGCTGAGTGGACAGTCCATAGCGTGGCGAGTGTGAGTGAAGCGCGGAGCTGGATCAGCCGTGCAGACAATCTGGACCTGCTGATCACGGAGGCCATCCCTGCCGCCAGTGGTGAAACCGGGTTCAATTTACGCGACGCCGTGCTGGGGCGTTATCCGCAGGCAAAAGTGCTTTTTACCACGCGTTATGACCTGACAGGATTTGAATCCCAAATCGCGGGCTGGCCGGTGCTGCTGGATGCGCCTTATACGGAAGCCAAGCTGGTCACGAAAGCCCAGGCAGCGCTGAAGATGCCGCCACCGCCGCAGTGTGTGGAACTGCCGCCCTTCCTGGCCCCTGGGACCATGCTGGGAAATTATCAGGTGCAGGACAGGCTGACCCAGGAGACGGAATCCGAAACTTACCGTGCTATCCAGGTGACGGTGCAGCGCCCTGTGGCCATGGTCCTGCTGAGGCCGGATCTGCTGAGCCAGCCGGAAGCGGTGCAGGGCTTTAAAGAACGTGAGCGGCTGAAGGCCTCCATTTCGCATCCGCGCATCGCGCCTTTGTATGAGGCAGGCTCAGTCAATGGTCTGATTTTTTATACCCGTGAGCTGCCGCGCGGGCGGAATCTGGAAGAAATGCAGGCGGCGAATGAGCACCTGTCCGAAAAAAAAATCGCTGAGATGCTTTTCGGCGTGGCGGAGGCCATGCAGTACGCCGTGGAGCGCGGGTATCATCACCGCCGTCTTTATGCACGGGATATTTACCTGGATGCGGAAAACCAGGCGAGCATCGTGAATATCTTCCGTCCTGCCAGCAGCCGCCCGCGCGTGGCGCAGGAGGAGGTGGCTGCGCTTCTGGAACTGGTCCAGCCGCTGGCCAGTGAAGGAAAGGCCCGTGGACTGCTGGCCACGCTGGCGGATGGAGGGCACGACTGGTCTGGACTCCTTGAGGCGCTGGACGATGTGCGTGATGCCATGCGGGAACGCAGCATTATGCGCCGGATCGAAGCCGAGGAAGGTTCATCTGCCAGCAGGCGTCCGACTCCCTGGTGGGTCTGGGCGGCGGCGGCGGCGGCTCTGGCAGCGGTTTTCGGCCTGGGAAATCTGGTGGGAACGGCGACGCCCTCCGGCACAACGATGATGGAGCAGGAGATGGTAGCCATCCCCGCAGGGCCTTTCATCTATCAGAAGAAGCAGACCCGAAACCTGCCCGCGTTCTGGATCAGCAAGCACGAGGTCACCATCGGCCAGTATAATGAATTTCTGAAGGCGCTGGAGCAGTCCGCCACCCCGGCTAGCTTTGACCATCCTGACCAGCCAAAATCTAAAAGCGGCCATGCTCCGGCCAAGTGGACGGATACTTATGCAGCAGCCAAGGCGGGAGCCACCTATAACGGCCAGCCGATGAGCCTGAATACGCCGGTGACCCAGGTGGACTGGTGGGATGCCTATGCCTTTGCCAAATGGAAAGGGCAGCGGCTGCCCACGGAAGAGGAATGGGAGAAAGCAGCCCGGGGCGAGTTGGGACTCCCTTTTCCATGGGGATCGAAGATCAATAAAGAAGCGGCCAATTTGGGAGATGACTATGATGCCAACGGCAAGGGAGGCGGCAAAGATGGCTATAACCTATGGGCACCGGTGGACCGGAAGTCCCTGGATGTGAGTCCCTATGGTGTGTGTGACATGGCGGGAAATGTCTCTGAATGGACGGCAAGTGAGATGACCGGAGCGCCCTGGCCATCACATCCTGATTACCCTGACCTGCGCGTGCCGGTGGTGCGTGGGGGACACTTTGCCCTGAAAACCAGCCAGGATTTGCTGACCAGCCGCTTTTTTGCTGAATCCGCCATGGAAACCTCCCTGGCCCGTGGCTTTCGGACGGCCAGTGATCAGGCTCCCTCGGCTGGAAAGTGA
- a CDS encoding AraC family transcriptional regulator has protein sequence MSRTRLQADFFSRMSDPQAMRSMFDHLPGVFFFVKDVEGRMITANAAKLERLGLKQESEIVGKTDDDFFPPDVALAFRQDDQEIIRTGRPVVNRLELWLDEQRELNWFLTTKLPIQGKVGDIIGVMGMSRRHDEPAAQHRVREVAAAVTYLHANMSQSLSAVDLARAIGVSERQLHRKLRETLGTTPHELMLRIRIQSAAEALTHAGDTIADIALNHGFCDQSAFTQQFRKRTGMTPRQFRQRHALV, from the coding sequence ATGAGCCGAACGCGTCTCCAAGCTGATTTTTTCTCCCGCATGTCTGATCCGCAGGCGATGCGGAGCATGTTTGATCATCTGCCCGGAGTCTTCTTTTTTGTGAAAGATGTGGAGGGGCGGATGATCACGGCGAATGCGGCCAAGCTGGAGCGCCTGGGATTGAAGCAGGAGAGTGAGATTGTGGGCAAGACGGATGATGATTTTTTCCCGCCAGATGTGGCGCTGGCTTTCCGGCAGGATGACCAGGAAATCATCCGCACAGGCCGTCCAGTCGTGAACCGGCTCGAACTATGGCTGGATGAACAGCGGGAGCTGAACTGGTTCTTGACGACGAAGCTGCCTATCCAGGGAAAGGTTGGGGACATCATTGGCGTCATGGGGATGAGCCGCCGCCATGATGAACCGGCTGCTCAGCACCGAGTGCGGGAGGTGGCTGCCGCTGTTACCTACCTGCATGCAAACATGAGTCAGAGCCTGTCGGCGGTGGATCTGGCCAGGGCGATCGGAGTTTCCGAAAGGCAGTTACATCGGAAGCTGCGGGAAACATTGGGCACCACTCCCCACGAGCTGATGCTGCGCATCCGTATTCAATCGGCGGCAGAAGCCCTGACTCATGCGGGGGATACGATCGCCGATATTGCGCTCAATCACGGATTTTGCGATCAAAGCGCATTCACGCAGCAGTTTCGTAAGCGTACGGGAATGACCCCGCGTCAGTTTCGCCAAAGGCATGCTTTGGTTTGA
- a CDS encoding anthranilate synthase component I family protein — MASFPGFIWLDSAVTQPGSVSILTAWPDRILRGKMSDDWSQVETVLQEGITAGKPGGLYGWVGYDGQFVLGVYPHALLYDHESNEWFDCGGFWQKWQSEAPFEPAPFTQNTPEIPFQALVSKENFLAQVRRAQDYIRAGDIYQVNLSHPWRASWPPGTPFLPLYQRLRQVSPAPHAACLNLEGTTLFSASPELFLKLSGRTIATHPIKGTRPRYPQDPPRDAASARDLLACDKERAELLMITDLERNDLGQVCEFGSVQVPDLWRVESFAQVYHLVSTVIGVLRPGISHASAFRACFPGGSITGAPKKRAREIISELEPYPRGLYTGAIGFFGFDGESQWSIAIRTAVKKGDEITFHAGSGIVADSIAEKEWEETYHKASGILAAWSQPNQ; from the coding sequence TTGGCCTCGTTTCCAGGCTTTATCTGGTTGGACAGCGCCGTCACCCAGCCAGGCTCGGTCTCCATCCTCACCGCTTGGCCAGACCGTATCCTCCGTGGAAAAATGAGTGACGACTGGTCCCAGGTCGAAACCGTCCTTCAGGAAGGAATCACCGCAGGAAAACCCGGCGGGCTGTACGGTTGGGTTGGTTATGACGGGCAGTTTGTCCTCGGCGTTTATCCACATGCGCTGCTTTATGACCACGAAAGCAACGAATGGTTCGATTGTGGCGGTTTTTGGCAGAAATGGCAGTCTGAAGCCCCTTTTGAGCCGGCCCCTTTCACTCAGAACACTCCTGAAATCCCTTTTCAGGCCCTTGTCTCAAAGGAAAACTTTCTGGCTCAGGTGCGCCGTGCGCAGGATTACATCCGCGCGGGGGACATTTATCAGGTGAATTTGTCTCACCCCTGGCGTGCTAGCTGGCCACCCGGCACTCCCTTTTTACCCCTGTATCAACGGCTGCGTCAGGTCTCTCCCGCACCCCACGCCGCCTGCCTCAACCTGGAAGGCACCACCCTCTTCTCAGCCTCTCCTGAGCTTTTTCTTAAACTCTCCGGCCGCACCATCGCCACCCATCCCATCAAAGGCACCCGGCCCCGCTACCCACAGGATCCTCCCCGTGACGCCGCTTCTGCCCGTGACCTCCTGGCCTGCGACAAAGAGCGCGCCGAGCTGCTCATGATCACGGACCTGGAGCGCAATGACCTTGGGCAAGTTTGCGAGTTCGGCAGCGTGCAGGTGCCCGACCTCTGGCGGGTGGAAAGTTTTGCCCAGGTCTATCACCTCGTCTCCACCGTCATCGGTGTCCTCCGCCCAGGCATCAGCCATGCCTCAGCTTTCCGGGCGTGCTTTCCCGGTGGCAGCATCACCGGTGCGCCCAAAAAACGCGCCCGCGAGATCATCTCAGAACTGGAGCCTTATCCGCGTGGACTCTATACCGGTGCTATCGGCTTCTTCGGCTTTGATGGGGAAAGCCAGTGGAGCATCGCCATACGCACCGCAGTGAAGAAGGGTGACGAGATCACCTTTCATGCCGGGTCGGGGATTGTCGCAGACAGCATCGCAGAAAAAGAGTGGGAGGAAACCTATCACAAGGCCTCGGGCATTCTCGCCGCCTGGTCTCAGCCTAACCAATAA
- a CDS encoding vWA domain-containing protein codes for MLKRLPIFLSFFCFSSAALADPTSVELILDCSGSMWNKLSDGRYRIDAAKQVLSEFIATAPEKEDLHIGLRLYGSKISHREPGACEDTVLVLPMEGFQRTQMLQYVKEARAIGATPLAISLNAAADDFTKPGKKQVIVFTDGEESCGGDVAAALARLKSQGIDADVRIIGIGLPKAVAERFAILAPIENADSVAKLAEALKNATSTTVTPPAAPVVTKEKVTVRVMKNGEPLIEGGVSLMSVEKVAMNLVKGEEPGTWQAELPPGLYTATVTPAGRRFPDLGVARGADNTFILDVTEMPKVTIEIPNEEITVFQEFTLMFKGANGVGDQYIILAPVGSPDSAQPNLRDAIGKEATMTMWAPDLPGMYEARFTQKGADYQNVLCGRSKPFEVKMPAVTLELPALVAASTPMTVKFKAPVQHSDWIGWVKAGAADGEYAIYARPSDQSDQVELHAPAEPGDYEMRYSNDGAITPFARKAFKVEGAVIALEAPDSAMAGAYVDIGWKGAPDLAHIYITIVEKGSSPGSYNDYQRLGSGQNTLKVQAPRKTGDMEIRINDEKQQKVLFSRPIKITEMKATVAGPAEAAAKSTLNITWTGPAGGGDFVTIVKAGAGDSEYLNYFYTKESAATMDLILPEEAGAYELRYVTGDNQVIARQAVTVK; via the coding sequence ATGCTCAAGCGCCTACCGATTTTCCTCTCCTTTTTTTGCTTCTCCAGCGCGGCCCTGGCAGACCCCACCTCTGTAGAACTGATCTTAGATTGCTCCGGCTCCATGTGGAATAAACTCAGTGATGGCCGCTACCGCATTGATGCTGCCAAGCAGGTGCTGAGCGAATTCATCGCCACGGCTCCGGAAAAAGAAGACCTCCACATCGGGCTCCGGCTATACGGTTCCAAGATCTCACATCGCGAGCCAGGGGCATGCGAGGACACGGTACTGGTGCTGCCGATGGAGGGATTTCAGCGAACGCAGATGCTGCAATATGTGAAGGAAGCCCGCGCCATCGGTGCGACGCCGCTGGCCATTTCTCTGAATGCGGCGGCGGATGATTTTACGAAGCCTGGCAAGAAGCAGGTCATCGTTTTCACCGATGGTGAAGAATCCTGTGGGGGCGATGTCGCCGCTGCTCTAGCCCGGCTGAAATCTCAAGGCATCGATGCAGATGTGCGGATCATCGGCATTGGCTTGCCCAAGGCTGTGGCGGAGCGTTTCGCCATCCTGGCCCCCATCGAAAATGCAGACAGTGTAGCCAAGCTGGCGGAGGCATTGAAGAACGCCACCTCCACCACCGTGACCCCACCTGCGGCACCTGTGGTGACCAAGGAAAAAGTGACTGTGCGCGTGATGAAAAATGGGGAACCGCTAATCGAAGGCGGAGTCTCCCTGATGAGTGTGGAAAAAGTGGCGATGAACCTCGTGAAAGGGGAAGAACCCGGCACCTGGCAGGCCGAGCTGCCACCCGGACTCTACACGGCCACCGTGACACCTGCGGGCCGCCGTTTTCCAGACCTGGGAGTGGCCAGGGGCGCGGACAATACTTTCATCCTGGATGTCACCGAGATGCCGAAAGTAACCATCGAGATCCCCAATGAGGAGATCACCGTATTCCAGGAATTCACACTGATGTTTAAAGGAGCGAACGGCGTGGGAGATCAATACATCATCCTGGCTCCTGTGGGTTCCCCGGATTCCGCGCAGCCAAATCTGCGCGATGCCATCGGCAAAGAAGCAACGATGACCATGTGGGCACCCGATCTGCCCGGCATGTATGAAGCACGCTTTACCCAAAAAGGAGCCGATTATCAAAACGTGCTCTGTGGCCGCTCCAAGCCTTTCGAGGTCAAGATGCCTGCGGTAACGCTGGAACTTCCTGCCCTCGTCGCAGCGAGTACGCCGATGACTGTGAAGTTCAAAGCCCCTGTGCAACACAGTGACTGGATCGGCTGGGTCAAGGCCGGCGCTGCTGATGGTGAGTATGCCATTTATGCCCGCCCATCTGATCAAAGCGACCAGGTGGAGTTACATGCACCGGCTGAACCCGGGGACTATGAAATGCGCTATTCCAATGATGGTGCCATCACTCCCTTTGCCCGCAAGGCATTCAAGGTGGAAGGAGCCGTCATAGCTCTGGAAGCTCCAGATTCTGCCATGGCGGGTGCCTATGTTGACATCGGCTGGAAGGGCGCACCCGACCTGGCCCACATCTACATCACCATCGTGGAGAAAGGCTCCTCACCTGGCTCTTATAACGACTACCAGCGGCTGGGCAGCGGACAGAATACGCTCAAGGTCCAGGCTCCACGCAAGACAGGTGACATGGAAATCCGCATCAATGATGAGAAGCAGCAAAAGGTTCTCTTTTCACGCCCCATCAAAATCACTGAGATGAAGGCCACCGTGGCAGGCCCTGCGGAAGCGGCAGCTAAAAGCACCCTCAACATCACATGGACTGGCCCGGCCGGAGGCGGAGACTTCGTGACCATCGTCAAAGCTGGGGCCGGTGACAGCGAGTATCTGAATTACTTCTACACCAAGGAATCCGCAGCCACCATGGACCTCATCTTACCGGAAGAAGCAGGTGCCTATGAACTGCGTTATGTCACTGGGGATAACCAGGTCATTGCGCGGCAAGCGGTCACAGTAAAATGA
- a CDS encoding PSD1 and planctomycete cytochrome C domain-containing protein, producing the protein MFLLSLLSSPAWAVDFSKDIQPLLQRACYECHGSEVAKAGLRLHEKASALKGSDHQPVIVPGKPEESELLRRVSLPQSDKEAMPRRGTRLTKPEITALRRWIAEGARWPDTVAAVKHWAYQAPARPEVPWNAASVFPMSNATPNAIDAFVASKLVEADLNPSPPAPAHTLLRRLFFDLTGLPPNLEDQKTFLLTSEASYEEAVDHLLESPEFGVKWARHWLDLARYADSHGFQRDDLRDVWGYRDWVVDALNQDMPFDQFTLEQVAGDLLPNPTPAQIIATGFHRCTPTNVEAGTEPEESRINQVIDRVNTTAAVWLGSTLECAQCHNHKYDPFSQEDYYRLLAYFNNTEKEAERSNPKTPGSIRFDGVPYAMPEADKDSARAKLSQQLEQVKEEMARLEATETSADGHPVKMQGPLPLKPAEIQTASGAEWEVQKDQSILFIGEVPDVDSYTVDYEVSPGSLTGLMLEALTDPTLPAGGPGRAEGGRPNFVLQHLEISVVGADGSITPLKFSEAYASFSQARFDVKGLIDAVPTTGWAINPEFSKSHWAALILEHPLTLTAGMKLKLHLVQEYGGGRVIGKLRFSAFSQDVKSHLPATETLGSTRKRPAMLALDKKLKALQKNIDALKPATTEVMRELPQPRMTAIFKRGLYTDPAAPVTAGIPGIFDQKAEGPPNRLTLAKWLASKDNPLTARVAVNRIWAEIFGQGIVTTVEDFGIKGATPSHPELLDWLAIEFMEQGWSLKTLLKQIVMSQTYRQSSVIPPASPGLEADPANALLWRGPRFRLDAEAIRDNALAVSGLLSLQKGGAPIRPPQPDGLWAKVGGQQYKYLVSPGEMQYRRGLYVVLKRGAPYPSFMNFDASARMACVVKRGRSNTPLQALTLLNDPVYVEAAQALAKAMHTEPDAPSRLRAGFRRVLSREPTTEELAIMQQLYDAQIHLGEVQALVAVASALLNLDETITKG; encoded by the coding sequence TTGTTCCTCCTTTCCCTCCTGAGCAGCCCGGCTTGGGCCGTGGACTTCTCCAAGGACATCCAGCCTCTGCTTCAACGTGCCTGTTATGAATGCCATGGCAGTGAAGTGGCCAAGGCAGGGCTGCGTCTGCATGAAAAAGCCAGTGCACTCAAAGGCAGCGACCACCAGCCCGTGATCGTGCCCGGAAAGCCGGAGGAAAGCGAGCTTCTGCGCCGTGTATCCCTCCCACAGTCAGATAAAGAGGCCATGCCACGCCGCGGCACTCGGCTGACGAAACCGGAAATCACCGCGCTACGCAGATGGATCGCTGAAGGAGCTAGGTGGCCAGACACAGTCGCGGCAGTCAAGCATTGGGCGTATCAAGCACCTGCAAGGCCGGAGGTGCCGTGGAATGCGGCTTCCGTTTTTCCCATGTCAAATGCGACACCAAATGCTATCGATGCTTTTGTGGCCTCGAAGCTGGTGGAAGCAGATTTAAATCCCTCACCTCCAGCTCCGGCTCACACGCTCCTGCGCCGATTGTTTTTTGATCTAACGGGACTGCCCCCAAATCTTGAAGACCAAAAAACCTTCCTCCTGACCAGTGAAGCCTCTTATGAAGAAGCGGTGGACCATCTTCTGGAGTCGCCAGAATTTGGTGTGAAGTGGGCGCGGCATTGGCTGGACCTGGCACGCTATGCCGATTCGCACGGTTTTCAGCGGGATGATTTGAGAGACGTCTGGGGCTACCGCGACTGGGTGGTGGATGCCTTGAACCAGGACATGCCTTTCGACCAGTTCACCCTTGAGCAAGTGGCTGGTGACCTCCTGCCTAACCCAACACCTGCACAGATCATCGCCACCGGCTTTCATCGCTGCACCCCGACAAATGTGGAGGCGGGGACCGAACCTGAAGAAAGCCGGATCAACCAGGTGATTGATCGCGTCAACACCACCGCGGCCGTCTGGCTGGGCAGCACGCTGGAATGCGCCCAATGCCATAACCACAAGTATGACCCCTTCAGCCAGGAGGATTATTACCGGCTGCTGGCCTACTTTAACAACACGGAAAAAGAGGCGGAACGAAGCAACCCCAAAACACCCGGTTCCATCCGCTTTGACGGTGTGCCTTATGCCATGCCTGAGGCGGATAAAGACAGCGCCAGGGCTAAGCTCTCCCAGCAACTGGAGCAGGTGAAAGAAGAAATGGCCAGGCTGGAGGCCACGGAAACCTCAGCCGATGGCCATCCCGTGAAGATGCAGGGGCCACTGCCACTGAAGCCTGCGGAGATCCAAACAGCCTCCGGCGCTGAGTGGGAGGTGCAGAAGGATCAGAGCATCCTATTCATCGGGGAGGTTCCAGACGTGGATTCTTACACCGTGGATTATGAAGTGTCACCGGGTTCGCTCACCGGCCTGATGCTGGAAGCACTGACAGATCCTACCCTGCCCGCGGGAGGCCCCGGACGCGCAGAAGGAGGACGGCCTAACTTCGTATTGCAACACCTGGAAATCTCCGTGGTGGGTGCAGATGGCAGCATCACACCCCTGAAGTTCAGCGAAGCCTATGCCAGCTTTTCCCAAGCGCGTTTTGATGTGAAAGGGCTGATTGATGCGGTCCCCACGACAGGCTGGGCCATCAATCCTGAATTTTCAAAATCCCACTGGGCGGCCTTGATTCTGGAACATCCGCTGACACTCACCGCCGGCATGAAGTTGAAGCTGCATCTGGTCCAGGAATACGGTGGAGGTAGAGTCATCGGAAAGCTGCGTTTCTCAGCTTTCAGCCAGGATGTAAAATCGCATCTGCCTGCAACGGAGACCTTGGGTTCCACCAGAAAGCGCCCGGCCATGCTGGCCTTGGATAAAAAATTGAAGGCGCTCCAGAAGAATATCGACGCGCTTAAACCAGCAACCACTGAGGTCATGAGGGAGCTGCCTCAGCCACGCATGACCGCTATCTTTAAACGCGGCCTATACACCGACCCGGCAGCCCCGGTGACTGCGGGTATCCCGGGCATTTTTGACCAAAAGGCCGAAGGCCCGCCCAACCGTCTCACACTGGCGAAATGGCTCGCCTCCAAAGATAACCCCCTCACCGCCCGCGTCGCAGTGAACCGGATCTGGGCAGAAATCTTCGGCCAGGGCATTGTGACCACCGTGGAGGATTTCGGCATTAAAGGAGCCACACCTTCACATCCTGAACTTTTGGACTGGCTCGCCATTGAGTTTATGGAGCAGGGCTGGAGCCTGAAGACGCTCCTGAAACAGATCGTCATGTCCCAGACTTATCGGCAGAGTTCGGTCATACCTCCGGCTTCTCCAGGTCTTGAAGCAGACCCAGCCAATGCCCTGCTGTGGCGCGGCCCTCGTTTCCGGCTGGATGCCGAGGCTATCCGCGATAATGCACTGGCGGTATCCGGCCTCCTCAGTCTGCAAAAAGGCGGAGCACCCATCCGCCCTCCGCAGCCGGATGGCCTCTGGGCCAAAGTGGGCGGTCAGCAGTACAAATATTTGGTTAGTCCAGGTGAGATGCAATACCGGCGCGGGCTTTATGTGGTGCTGAAGCGCGGCGCTCCTTACCCCAGTTTTATGAACTTCGATGCCAGCGCACGCATGGCCTGTGTGGTGAAGCGCGGCCGCAGCAATACGCCTCTCCAGGCACTGACTCTGCTGAATGATCCCGTCTATGTCGAAGCTGCCCAGGCATTGGCAAAGGCGATGCACACAGAGCCGGATGCACCCTCACGCTTGCGGGCGGGCTTTCGCCGGGTGCTCTCGCGTGAGCCCACCACAGAAGAGCTGGCCATCATGCAGCAGCTCTATGATGCGCAGATTCACCTGGGTGAAGTCCAGGCGCTCGTGGCTGTGGCCAGCGCGCTGCTGAATCTGGATGAAACAATTACCAAAGGATGA